One segment of Solanum stenotomum isolate F172 unplaced genomic scaffold, ASM1918654v1 scaffold20561, whole genome shotgun sequence DNA contains the following:
- the LOC125850908 gene encoding uncharacterized protein LOC125850908 translates to MPPRRAVKGRLARRNVEEQELPNALEVQPQGEITIAEFREAIRMLSQVGNNQAGQQKGAQQEEAETSRIHEFLRMNLPSFNSSSTLEDPENFIQELKKVFDMHVTDTVRVELATYYMKNVARTWFEQWKGDRAEDVEKEKLRDREEFKNNRAKTGNKSGQLKSNANRSSLQQKQKGLGLSSANCPKNKQGNGNGGNKSQSLSVAPPDWASPSGATFGTGGGT, encoded by the exons aggaatgttgaggaacaagagttacccAATGCACTTGAAGTGCAACCGCAAGGAGAAATTACTATTGCTGAGTTCAGAGAGGCTATAAGAATGCTCAGTCAAGTTGGGAACAACCAAGCTGGGCAGCAGAAAGGAGCTCAACAAGAAGAGGCTGAAACTTCAAGGATTCATGAGTTTTTGAGGATGAATCTCCCAAGTTTCAATAGTTCGAGCACTTtagaggatccagagaacttcattcaagaattgaaaaaggtGTTCGACATGCATGTTACTGATACTGTGAGAGTGGAGCTAGCTACatattatatgaaaaatgttgctaggacttggtttgaacAGTGGAAAGGGGATAGAGCAGAGGAC GTAGAGAAAGAGAAGCTGAGAGAtagagaggagttcaagaacaATAGGGCTAAGACAGGGAATAAGTCCGGGCAGCtgaagagtaatgccaaccggtcatcactccaacagaaacagaagggCCTTGGtctatcatctgcta attgtccaaagaacaagcagggaaatggtaatgggggcaataaatCCCAATCTTtgtcagttgctccaccagactgGGCTTCACCTAGTGGAGCTACTttcggtactggcggagga ACCTAA